Genomic DNA from Haloplanus sp. HW8-1:
CTCCGCGTCGTACTCCTCGCCCTCGTCGGCGAGATCGAGAAGCGACACGTCTTCGATGAGCCGAGCGACGGCGTCCGAAAACGTCTCATCCTCCCGCTTGTGGGCTTTCACCCGCTCGTACACGTCGTCATCCAGTCGAACGTTCTTGGTTCCCATGTGTATACGTCTGTGAACGAGCGGCTTCAGGCTTTCCCTCACCCGAACCCAGCCCACCAACCCGGTCGCACCTTATCGGGCGTATCGTGTCGCGGGCTAGCGATTTATACTGCGACCGTCCCACGCCGGGAACGGCGTCCGCGAGGACGCCTGTGTCGAAATGAAGGTCGCGCTGATAGAGTCGCTTACTACACCGTCCGTCGGAGCGTTGACCGGCGCGGCGTTGCTGTACGTGGGCCGGCCCGTCGGCGGCGTGCTGTTCGCCGCCTCGTTGGCCGTCTACGCCCTCGTGCAGTACTACCGCGTCGAGTAGCCACCCACCGCGAGGTGGGTTTCGGTGTAGACGACGACTCTCGTTGCTTGTCGACGTGCAGGCCCGTCGACGCCTGAACGTGTATCCTGCAGGAACTAGAAACTTACCCGAACCCCGCCCACCAACCGGGCCGTAGCTTATCGGGCGGGCGCATCGCCGGGAGCGGCCGTCTCAACTCGGCGTCGACGTCCCCGTCGAGATACATCTCGCCCCACGTCGTAATCTCGTACTCGTCGTCGAGGCCGACGTCGCGGAAGTAGACGTCGACGAACCCCGCGTTCGCCAGGACGCGACACCGGCGCTCGATCCGGCGGCGGTCGCCCTCGACGCCCTGCTCGTAGGCGATCTCCCACGCCGTCGCCGTCGACACCGACGACAGGTGTTCGATGATGCGGTCGTCGGTGTGCGTCATCCAGCGCCCGCATCGACGGATCACGTCTGTCATGCTACGCCTCGGCGGTGTCTCCGTTTCCGTTTTCCTCGGTCAGTTTATCGGCGTTTAGCTCACCTTCGAGGTACGCTTCCCCCTTTTGCGTGATTGTATAGACCCCGTTCGGGAGACGGCGGAGTAGCCCGTGGTCCGCGAGTTTTGAACAGCGGCGAGATATTTGGGCGTTGCTGATATGTACGTACCCACTATCTTCTGCCGTTTTAGGCGACACGTGACCCTCTTTTCGGGCGATTTCTAGAAGGCGGTCGTCCCACAGTACCATCCACGAGGCGGACTTCCTCATCAACTGCGCTAACACATCCATATCACCTTTTTGTATGGTATACGATGTTAGTAATGAGGGACTAATTTGGTAAGGCGTCGTTACATTTATGCAAGAAGCCGATACAGGTGTTGTTGCAGAACCGACGCGAGACTCAGTAGGCACTTCGAGGTTGGTCGGTAGCGCGGACGGTGCTACGACACCGCCCGCGTTACGGTTCTGCGGTTAAGCCATGCAAACCGCATGTACCACGGGACGAATGTCCCGCACGACCGGAAACGGACCGCGCGGAGAAAGATTTGACGACGGAGACTGTGTGGTCTGTGGTGACCCGGCCGACGGAGTCGACGCGCCCACGCGCCAGCCTATCTGTCGGCGCTGCGCGTCGATTCGGTGCGACGGCGGACAGGAGATCCGACCGGGACGCCGGCGCGTCACGTCGTCGATCACCTTCGGCGGCGCTTCGAGCAACTACGTCAGTACGCCGGACGAGGACGTGAACCACCTCAGCGGCGAGGTGAGCATCAAGGTGTCCGGCGCGTCGTCGGACTACCCGCACCCGACGCGGCTCCAGCGGGAGATCGAGGCCGCCGTCGCCGACGTGCTCGACGACTACGCCGATCGGGTGAGCGACGACGTCGACCGCGGTGACGGTGTCGAGACGGACGGCGGCGAGGATCAGTTTTCGGTCCGCGTCGGCGAGATGGTCCGGGAGATCGAGGAGGACGTCGAGGACTCGACGAAGGCCGAGGCGATGCTGTACGCCCGCTGTTCGGCCGCGTTCGAGGACGCGGTGAACACCACCGATCTGCCGCCGGAGAACGCGCTCGGCGTCATGACGGCCGCGCTCTTCGAGGCGGCCGACACGGTCGGATACGCGCGCTCCGACGTGATCGAGACGGCGCGCGAGCACTACGTCGACGGTGACGACGTCGACCGTGGCGACGGTGTCGAGACGGACGGCGGTCGCAACCTCTACACCTGCGACACGCCGACCTGCGACGGCGAGAAGGAAGTCATCACGCCCGACGGCTACGTCTGCCGAGACTGTGCCGACGCCCTCGCCGTGCAGTACGAGGAAGTCGACCGCGGCGACGGGGTGGTTTCCGACGGCGGGCTTCTCACCGGCGGCGGCCGCTATCACGTCGTCTGTTCGGACTGCACGTACGAGCATCTCAAACGCGAGCGCCACCAGGCCGCTCGGGCCGTCGACGACCACCGGACCGACGAGCCGAGCCACGACGTGCGATTCGAGGAGGTGCGTGGACGGTGAGCGGGACGCCCCTCGACGACCTCGACGACGAGGAACTCGGTGAACTCGTCCGGAACACCGCCGCGTTCCGCGCGGCCGCCGCGTGTGCCCGCTTCGCCGACGAGGCGCAGGAACTCCGGTCGAACGACTCGCTCGCCTACGACCGACTCGTCCGCGAGACGCACGAGCGACAGGGGACGAGCGTCACCAAGCGCGGGACGACCGCCGAGATCGTCGCCACGTTCCCCGACGTCGTCGAGGACCACGCGGCGCTCGCGAAGCATCCTGCCGACGCTGCCGAGGACGCCGCCGACGAGGTGGTCGATCCGTGACTGACGGCGACGCCTACTCGGTGACGGTGAAGATGACCCGCGGGACGTCGAGCGACGACAAGGAAGTCGTGAAGACGGAGGTGTCCGCGGACACGCTCGACGAACTCGACGAGAAGATGACGGCGATCCGCGAGCGGATGGACGACTGGGCCGGCGACCTGCGCGAGATCCAGCCGGTCGCCCACCCTGCCGGCCACGACGATCAGGCGACGCTCGGGGAGGGGTCGACGTGAGCGACGGCGAGCGCGCCCGTCCCGACCTGACGCCGTCGGACGCCGTCGACCGGTGGCTCGACCGCCAGCGGATGGAACTCGCCGAATCGTCGGTCGGAAGCTACGCCCGACGTCTCGGTCACTTCGTCGAGTGGTGCGACGACGAGGGTGTCGACCACCTCGCCGACCTCGAACCGTGGGACCTCGGTGCCTACGAGGACCACCGGCGCGCGGTCGTCGCGCCCGTCAGCCTCAACAACGAGTTGACGACGCTTCGGCAGTTACTCGACTGGGCGGCCAGCCTCGACCTCGTCGACGACGCCGTCGCCGAGGCGGTCGACCCGCCGAAGGTCGACAAGGCCGACCAGGTGAGCGAGACTCTGCTCGAACCGGAACGTGGCGAGGCGCTACTCGCGGTGTTCCGTGCCGGCCGTCAGTACACGCGGGAACACGCGTGGCTCGAACTGTCGTGGTGGACCGGCGCCCGGATGGGTTCGATCCGTGGCCTCGACGTCGACGACGTCGACCTCGACGAGGGACACGTACAGTTTCGGCACCGGCCCGAAGAGGAGACACCGCTGAAGAACGGGTACGACGGCGAGCGGATCGTCGGGATCTCCGACGACGTCGCCGAGGCGTTGAGTGCGTACATCAGCAACCGCCCCCAGACGACCGACGACTACGGTCGTCGCCCGGTGTTCGCGACCCAGTACGGGCGGATCGCCGGCTCGACGCTACGGGAGACCTGTTACTACGCTACCCATCCCTGTCGTGCGGTTCCGTGTCCCCACGAGAAGGACCGGGTCACCTGTGAGCACCATTCGCGGACATCCTCGTACGGGTGTCCGTCGGCTCGGTCGCCCCACGAGGTGCGGTCCGGAAGTATTACCTGGCAGCTTCACCGCGGACTCTCGAAGGACGTCGTTGCTGACCGCGTGAACGCAACGATCGAGGTGATCGAGCGGCACTACGACCAGGCGCGACAACTCGAAGAGTTCCGACAGCGGCGGGCTGCCCACTTGCACAAGCTCGGGATCGACAGCAACGAGGAGAACACATGACCAACGCTACGACCGACGACGTCGAACGGCGCAGAGTCCAAATCCGGGCGGTCCCACTCCCACTTTTTGCTCGGTCGCTGCGCTCCCTCGCAAAAACTTGGGGAAAAACCGAAGGGCAAGATTCGAATCAGGGAGCGAAACGAGCGACGTGAGCGGAGCGACCGTGGTTCGCAATTCGGGCGGTCCCATACCGTTATTCCGGCGAAACAACAGACTGCGGGCACCCGCTTAACTCGGGAGGTGGTCGCCCGTGAGTACGACCTCGACCACCGTCCGGACGAGGCGGAGTGGTACGACTGCGTGAATCTGCGGACTGGGACGAAGTACGAGGTGAAGTCGACGGTCCGGGAGTACAGGGGCGAGTATTCGGACGGTGACCCCGGTCGGTACAGGCTGTGGGAGGACCAGCACGTCTCGCTGGTGCGGGCGGACGCGTCAGGGACCGCGTGGTACGCGTTCGTGCTGTACGACCGCGACGGCGGTGAGCCGCTGCAGATACGGCGGATGCGGCCCTCGACGGTGACGACGGTAGTCGAGGAGATCGGGGACGGCGGGTG
This window encodes:
- a CDS encoding antitoxin VapB family protein, producing MGTKNVRLDDDVYERVKAHKREDETFSDAVARLIEDVSLLDLADEGEEYDAERAAEQKEALKRTARADAESAAKLDEKGS
- a CDS encoding winged helix-turn-helix domain-containing protein → MTHTDDRIIEHLSSVSTATAWEIAYEQGVEGDRRRIERRCRVLANAGFVDVYFRDVGLDDEYEITTWGEMYLDGDVDAELRRPLPAMRPPDKLRPGWWAGFG
- a CDS encoding type IV toxin-antitoxin system AbiEi family antitoxin domain-containing protein, which gives rise to MLAQLMRKSASWMVLWDDRLLEIARKEGHVSPKTAEDSGYVHISNAQISRRCSKLADHGLLRRLPNGVYTITQKGEAYLEGELNADKLTEENGNGDTAEA
- a CDS encoding DUF7389 domain-containing protein produces the protein MTDGDAYSVTVKMTRGTSSDDKEVVKTEVSADTLDELDEKMTAIRERMDDWAGDLREIQPVAHPAGHDDQATLGEGST
- a CDS encoding tyrosine-type recombinase/integrase — encoded protein: MSDGERARPDLTPSDAVDRWLDRQRMELAESSVGSYARRLGHFVEWCDDEGVDHLADLEPWDLGAYEDHRRAVVAPVSLNNELTTLRQLLDWAASLDLVDDAVAEAVDPPKVDKADQVSETLLEPERGEALLAVFRAGRQYTREHAWLELSWWTGARMGSIRGLDVDDVDLDEGHVQFRHRPEEETPLKNGYDGERIVGISDDVAEALSAYISNRPQTTDDYGRRPVFATQYGRIAGSTLRETCYYATHPCRAVPCPHEKDRVTCEHHSRTSSYGCPSARSPHEVRSGSITWQLHRGLSKDVVADRVNATIEVIERHYDQARQLEEFRQRRAAHLHKLGIDSNEENT